In the genome of Melitaea cinxia chromosome 4, ilMelCinx1.1, whole genome shotgun sequence, the window agttAAGTGACATACgacttatttttaacaatttactttaataacttatgttaatatttaatgttaattaaaattttacttggAATTACCTCTCCATTCCATTCTAAATGGCGCAACAAtgacttacataaaaaatatataataaaaataatttattgagaaAAACGTTTACATAATATGAAACCGTAGTTGGGACAAGCTTTTAAGTAAGTAAGTGTTTTACCTGTGTCAGGATGTCAAGCTCTTCCATattcatacttataaaatttaaatttaattttatcataatagaGAGTCCAGCTCTACACAGTAAAGCATATAGCGTTACAAATACATTAtcataatttaatcacaaggaaaaaaaactaaaaatgagTTCATTCATATATCTTTCTGTGTGTGCCTGCGTGCGTACGTGCTTGATTTCGTGCATGCGATCGTGCGTTCGTGCAAGCGTATGTGCGTGAGTGCGGGCGTcatgcgtgcgtgtgtgcgtgagCGTATGCGTGTGTCTCTCTCTGtctgtgtgtgtgagtgtgtatgtGTTATCGCAATTTATTGATGTAGCTATTCCACTTTGGTCAATTTCTTTCAGAGTTGATAGTGTACTATTCATTCATTAATATTCCCAGTTTTATGTCGCCCATGattattaaaaacgtcggatgtgaaaaacagcaactttacaggagagcgaatcaaagtgtaaattgcgtgtatctttttacttattataagcaggatcatgaaattttaaaataatgctgTTCTggctatttatgtttaatattattactagccggtatttaatgtgtaaatatgaaaaaagtcacttgttacatttttaacgggttaagactaataggtactgatttgtcagaagtaccacaaccaaataatatatgcataagcAAATATTCGTACTCAAGATCCGATTAAAAAGGATTTAGCCACTTATATTTTAGGTGGAGAGtgatatttctaatttttatcaTCAGTTTATGTATAACTACTGTGGTAGTCAGTCTGTGGCATCAATTTTGAAGCCAGGTGTCAGTCAGCGCATGCCCAAGAAATTTAAATTGGTTTCCACTTACAAGTCGAGTGTCTTTGAGCAAAATTAAGGGtatttaaatttagtgttagTGGAATAAATTCCAGGGCTCACATACCATCCctacactattttttttgttgtagatCAGACCTTCccacatcatcatcaccatcatcatcagctCACATAAGCCTCACATATTGCTGTCATCTTCCTAGTGCCAAAAACAGAAGCACTCAATAGCACCATGTCGTTAGTCTAACTTATGTTATTCACACAAATTCCGTTTATATTGTAGCCGACCTTCTGATCTCCTTCGTGTTTGACATTTACGAAATCATCTGAACTATCTTGGCATTACTGAAACTGTAAGCCATcgattttaattaacaaaaatgtaacaatctGTGCAGTTGCTTATGGTACTCTACTACTCTGTACACAAACACGTCAATTGCACGTCAACGTCAAGGGCGAATGCTGATTGctgtttaatttttacattttattttaagtagctAACGAAAATAACGAAGTATCTTTTCTTAATAGTTTCTATCGACCAGACTCTGGGTAAAGTACCTAAGCTATTTATACAGCGTGGTATGTaacatagaaaatattttttcacataaATTGGAAATTTACAatactttttatgtaatttattatcttttagtCAACTTATTTGTTAAccttgtaaatataataagatatatttaaataaataaatgatgatTTCACTAACTTTCCAGCGATGAAGATGCTAGCAAGTCTGAGTGATATACCCGAGCTTCAGAGATTAAAcgtatacattaataataaagaggaattattaagaaaaataaatcgaATTGTATCAGATGGACCCAAAAAGCTCCAAATAGTGACAGATTTCGATCACACCTTAACCAGACATTATATGGATAACGGGAGTACTGTGTTGACAAGCTatggtaaatattataaagttgttataaaatgttaatgttaATCAATCGACaatctattaattatattatacaatatatatgtaaaatttttgttaatattggtTATTTACGTTTAGTTCTATTGATCCTTTtaagtttcattaaataaattctataataCACTTACCCAAATTTTTTCTGTGCTTTAAATTTGCTTGTAACATGTTTGTAACATTTTAgtgtaaattaaacaaatctCAATTTCAAAATAGGTATGTTCAAAGAATGTCCATCAGTACCGCAACATTACAAAGATGAAGAGAACAGGTTAGCAGAAAAATATAAACCAATAGAAGTTGACCACTTGATGAGCGTTGAGGAGAAAATTAAACACATGATTGATTGGTATGAGGCCGGACACAAGTTACTGAAGTAAGTATGATAatagtttgtttattaatttatattataactacgTAGTCTGGCCATTAAATACTgccacaattaaaaataaacaaaatattacatttgaatttggaatctatcatttttgtatgtttgttcaTTGTGTTTCTCATTTTCGTGCCAATACattctaaatattttgtgatatcaAAATGGAGTGGGGTGATAAAGAGAGCTGAAAATCTGTGATTACATTGCAAAAAGTAGGTATGGACCCAAAAAGAATCTTTAAAACTCTCCATACACTTGATATTAGTCAAATGTTTATGTACTGGGTTATTGATAAGTACAATGAAACCTCATGTAACATTatgtaattaaacattaatttgttACTTTTAGAGGCATGAAGTTTCCACAAGAGGAGCTAAGGGCAGTTAGTCAAAGTATGAAGGAGTGCTTTAGGTatgttattgtaaaatttatataatattcattttaataattgtcaactgtttcaatcttattattattatttttttaaacactggCAATTAGGCAACCAAGTgtactgctcacctgatggtaagcaattactgtagactatagatgtctgcaacaccaaaagcattacAAGCCCATTGCTGACCCTACtctcaatccccccaggaactctagTCACCTTACCACAGTAATGTAACACTTCTTGCATtgagcattatttagctgtggtcttctgtaaggtggagATACTTCccgtcaggctgctccagattttatgcaggatattttttgctgtgtcctacctcatttatataaaataaatacagattTAAAGAACAGTCTTTGTAATATAAATCACAGACCAGGaggaattttaaaaatcaaatcataTCTGCGTTACCTTTGTCACTACTCTATTATGTATTATtcagaaacatacaaaaaaattgtattattttgagGTGGCACCAATGTATGTACATGGTGGCACTCATCTACACAATATGATGATGGCACTAAaatgtgtagtttttttttttagtttttacaaaaatcatttgTAACAGATTTatcacaaattttcttttaatgtatagtataattaactaattactAAGTATGTTAAATGTTATGTACAAATTTTAGTAATGTTTACTtccttttttatacataaataattttaaaattgaaaaaaaaagaaaaaaatatatttgtcaatagttacaatttgtaatttatCGCTATTTCAGGGTAGGTGTGAAGGAACTAATAACATGGAGTGAAGTGCACCAGGTGCCTGTGCTAGTGTTCTCTGCAGGCCTCGGGGAGTGTGTCGTGTCAGCAATGAAGGCTGCCGATCTGCTTTTACCTCATGTTAAGGTACTTGAAACTTAGAgtaatatctatattaaattaactaatatttattagaaagctgaagtgtttgtttgtttgaatacgCTAATCTCATTAATTactggtttgaattgaaaaattatttttgtttgatattctatttaccgaggaaggctatagccTTATATaggctatttatttttgtacgtttttttctcaaattaacgttGGCTAAACCACGGGGCATACCTAGTCTAAAATGATGTGATGTAATAGATTGTTCCAACAATCAAAAGCTAAGTATCAGCAAATTGATATCTGCTGATACTTAATTAATCTGCTCTAACTGAGTCAGTGCTTGTGACCTTGATATTACAGTTGATGCGTTAGTAGTATGTGAGTAATATGATAGTTTCAACTTGCAACATAAAACAAATCGACCAGTAGGTACGTACACTTTACCTACTCAGCCGAGAAAACTTTTACAAGTGttagaaataatttaagcaaacttgtaaataatacatagaaaACGTAAATAATGTGACACACTACAAAgcctaaatcaattaaaatttaataatttaatgtgatataataatattaaaatgctaTCTTTCTgtgtaagtatttaaaaatgtatctctACTTATCTTGGTCACACTCGCACCTTGACTTGAGAACGGCTTTACTAGTTTCGTAAAGTTTACAAATGTTATACAAAAATTGCAAGATTACATTGACATTTTGCAAGACAAAGTCTATCTGTTACGgcatatatttaatgaattaatattttatttaagaaatttgtatttaaaaaaaaaacgagtgtgatttAGACAACACGACTGTAGTGAAACTTCTTCAGcgcctacagtaatatacgtaAAGTAACTCTCTTTCTCTTTATATTTTcactaactaaaaaaaaaaaacaagtataaaggacacgactgaagtaaaacttctttaactccatctaacttatatctccgtcTCAACTTCCGCTcccctcgcccgatcacacttttcttaaCGCTCACGTCACgcaattcaccagcttactcctcaagtgaAAACAAATGACAGCAGCAGATCGTTAAAGAGGCTAAAACTGCAATGATATGGAGttaataagtaaaacaaaatgtttatgTGAATACTTCTGTCTATCTAGTCCTTTTGTTATAGGTTGTGTCAAACTTTCTAGAGTATGATGATGCAGGATTAATAGTTGGAGTCAAAGGAGAGGTAATTCACAcgcataataaaaatgaaaccgCGATTAAGAATACTGAGTATTATGAGATGGTCAAAGAAAGAAACAATGTTCTACTGATGGGGGACAATATCGGTGATGCGGGGATGGCAGAAGGTATGGAACATTGCGATGTCGTCATCAAAATAGGATTCCTAGGACGTAATACTGAAGGTAATCTGCAAAACTACATCACATCATTTGATATAGTACTCCTCAATGACCACACAATGGACGTTGCAAATTCAATTTTGAAACATGTGTTGTAATTTTGTTAACCATTTCCCGGCCAGCCTTAGGTATAATTGCAGTGTTGgaaaatctaaataatttttatcgataTTATCTTCTAGCTTTTGCCTGTGACATCTTACGAATCTGTTTTAAACCTTAAGAATGTATCTTTTATAATTTCGTCATTTTCTACCGAATTTCTTTCTGCCTATTATTCAaatgagaaatttaaaaaatacatttaacattaaatttatagtataggcatgtaataagataattaataattgaaaaccATAGCTTTTCTATTAGACTTGACTAGCGCATCACTAGACCGCGTAAAATAACGGGTTCGGCGCTGTGTCAGGGTTGTAAAAGCACCTCATTTGACTATTGAATTTAGATTTCATTTTTTTGTGTCAGAATGATGAGCCTATTGTTTAAAAGTAGGATTGTTGTGAAGTACACACTGaagcattttattataaataaaattaaacatcataatttttttcatttagtgAACATTTGGACATCGAAAATATAGAACGTAATATTACGGGATTAGCGGCACGGGCATTAACATCAAAACACGGAATATTTACCGTGACGGTCGGGAAAGggttaacaattttatattaacttaaattttcAACAATGAACTTTATatactgtttaatatttttatactgagGATATACCAAAGAGGTATCCattcttataataattttacttaaatttacatattattattgttatttaaacttttcttgTTCTCTTCTTGTTTCGCTTCGGTACTGCCATTGATACTTCTTTACGCtgaattatgaaatataaactTGTGATAGAACCGTAAAAGTTCTCAgctatttcataattatatagaaaaaatatacttttcttattattatttgttaaattgtttttataattggGTAGCTCTTTATATGGATTTATATTTGTGCTTCAAAAATTCGAATATGTGTATTTCTGTTCATCATTTTATACCATGCTCTTATCCTATGTCTACCTTTTACCTGTTAAGATgtgtatagaaatataaaattaaacataataatttttattaaaataataagatatagGAGAGGTGTTTAGATAACTATTCCACTCAACACTGGAACATAGTTCTCGTTttgaaaatagttataaataaaacaaagataaagaaattaaatattttgttattattattatgaaacaaaatgtatgaatataaatgtattttctaGTCACCACTGCGTTTGTTTctgttttctataaaaaaataaaacttagtcaatattttattataatatagacaGATTTTACGCTATTCAGAACCATT includes:
- the LOC123670020 gene encoding 7-methylguanosine phosphate-specific 5'-nucleotidase; protein product: MKMLASLSDIPELQRLNVYINNKEELLRKINRIVSDGPKKLQIVTDFDHTLTRHYMDNGSTVLTSYGMFKECPSVPQHYKDEENRLAEKYKPIEVDHLMSVEEKIKHMIDWYEAGHKLLKGMKFPQEELRAVSQSMKECFRVGVKELITWSEVHQVPVLVFSAGLGECVVSAMKAADLLLPHVKVVSNFLEYDDAGLIVGVKGEVIHTHNKNETAIKNTEYYEMVKERNNVLLMGDNIGDAGMAEGMEHCDVVIKIGFLGRNTEGNLQNYITSFDIVLLNDHTMDVANSILKHVL